In the genome of Suncus etruscus isolate mSunEtr1 chromosome 3, mSunEtr1.pri.cur, whole genome shotgun sequence, the window TAAGCAGAAACCTGTTTTATATATCTAAAAACTTACCAAATTTGGCACATATTTGAGGtcaaatttctgtttttgtttcctctttttgAAGAAGCAGAACTCAGACTTAACTTATTAAGGGATTCAGTTTGGGTCATCACACatacaaaacataaataagtGTTAATGTCAGTGTGACTCATTTAATTTCCTGTTGATATATCTTTTTCCAAAGGGCTCATTTTTttatgaagagaaaataaaattttcttttaactaGGTTCTGTTAGAACAGCTGTTGGTTAATTTCAGTTATGTATGATAGAGGTAGTCCCTATTTTCACCTTTCCTAAAGTAGTGCTTTCTTTTGACATCTTGTCAGTATAAGCtttcttttggaaaaatatacatatgttctatacttaaaattttgtgtcttaattttattcaatattgcACCAGTAATTACAGTAGAcgatttcatattttaattaagcTATATGCACCTCTTTTTTGGGGTCTTAAATTTACCTTACAGGGtcattttatattgttaaaaattaattcaggttctttaatatttttgtattttgtattgctGCATGTTGAAATTAAAGTTGAGTTTAACCATTAGAGATAGTACAATTTAACCATTAGAGATAGTACAATTCTATATAAAGTTGCTAACACTTTCAAAGGAATTGTACTAATTTTAGAAAACTTCTTTCCCTTTTGTATAGCACAGAGATACTCCTGAGAATAACCCAGATACTCCATTTGATTTTACACCAgaaaactataaggtacataacTGAATATTACAATCGATTTACAAGGTATTTCATGTCTTTGAGGTGTATAAAGAcagataatttttctttgatgtAGAGGATAGAAGCAATTGTGAAAAACTATCCAGAAGGACATAAAGCATCAGCTGTGCTTCCAGTCCTGGATTTGGCACAGAGGCAACATGGATGGCTGCCCATCTCTGCCATGAACAAGGTACTTATTTCATTCTGGCCTTAGGTAATTTTCAGTAACTTCCCTTACTTAGAAATTCCTCTGGTGGCTACTGTCTGAGAATATAGACATCTAAAGCCCTTAAACCTTGTCATTTTGTATGCTTCCTCAAATtacatttgtgttttttgttggttCCCTTAATAATACAGAAAACCGAAAAGGTAGAGTTTTGATGATACTTTGAAATCAGAAATGATGGGAGTGACCCATATAAGTCATGTTAATCTATTGATAGAAATATTGAGTTACTTTCTTCTtacagtgtttttgttttaaatcataTTCTATATCTcaagaaatagaacaaaatttagaagctcaggcattactttctttatctcctttatcttctttttttttatgtatttattttttttggatttggggtcacacctcttggcactcagggattactcctggctcagctctcagaaatcatccctggcaggcacgggggaccgtgtgtggatgccaggattcaaaccaccgtctgtccttggtcggctacatgcaaggcaaacaccctaccgctgtgttattgctccagccccctatctCCTTTATCTTCTTTATAGAGAAGGGCATAACAGTAGCCCTTGAACACCCCCTTTAttcttgattttggtttttgggtcacaccaaaaacagcgctcaggggttactcctggctttgtgctcagaagttgcttctggcaggcacaggggatcatatgggatgccaggattcgaaccaccatttgttcgaatcagctgcgtgcaaggcaaatgcttgctTCTAGCTCTGCCCAGGGAATACTCCTTACTTTGCTTAGGGGAACGTATGTTGGAGTTGGGGTTTAAAATCTCTgtcagctgggcccggagagatagcacagcagtgtttaccttgcaagcagccgatccaggacctaaggtggtcggtttgaatcccagtgtcccatatggtcccccgtgcctgccaggagctatttctgagcagacagccaggagtaacccctgagcaccgccggatgtggcccaaaaaccaaaaaccaaaaaaaaaaaaaactctgtcagctgtgtgtaaggcaagtaccctactcattgtattatctcAGGCCTATACCTCATCTCTCCATTTATAATTACCCATTAGGCCCTTGCTTTAGATTTATGCAATTATTCTAGactttagaaaaattattcaagtaaTCTCTACAAGACTCCACCAAATGTATTTTGTGCTCTAGCAAATGTATTTTCAGCTGCACATGTATTTTGAGAAATTCCCTTTGATTCAGAGGTAGTGGTCTGGCTTAGTATATCACTGAATTAAATTTAgcactacttttatttttcacaagtgTGCTGtgattagttatttttttttaaatctttcctaTAGAATCTGTGGTATGAGAAAGGTCAACTTGTTTCTCATCTGAAATGCCATTTaacaagcaattttttttaaatttcaaggcAAGGGCTTTACTCACTGATACTGAAATATTTATAAGTTTAGagagaaaacataaattttgtgagaaaaattacccttttgaaagaaaaagaatgaaattataGAAGATGGAGAAAGAAGTGTGTTGTAACCATTAGCTTTGGGGCACTGTGGTTTAAGTGTAAGATAactgtaaaaattaaaacttcccccttttttttttttttttttttggtttttgggtcacacttggtggcgctcaggggctgctcctggctctgtgctcagaaattgctcctggcaggcccgggggtgggtggggtggggaaccatatggaggccaggagttgaaccagagtccatcctgtgttggccacgtgtaaggcaaatgccctacctcggtGCTATGCTCagctcaattaaaatattttctgctttCAAAGAACTGACTCTGTTTTTACCAAATTGAAACAATATTGAAataaagctttttgtttttgtttttgttttggtttttgggccacacccgtttgacgctcaggggttactcctggctatgtgctcagaaatcgcccctggcttggggggaacatatgggacgccgggggatcgaaccgcggtccttccttggctagcgcttgcaaggcagacaccttacctccagcgccacctacccggcccctgaaataaagctttttttttttttttttttttaacctggtggtactcagggttcgagttactcctgactctgctctcagaaatctctcctgccaggcttgggggagcatatgggatgccaggaatcgaaccatagTCAGTCCACCATCAATTCTTGAttggctgcgtgccaggcaaacaccctactgttgtgctctctctctggtccctgcattaagatttttctaatatttataggTTGCAGAAGTTTTAGAAGTACCTCCAATGAGAGTGTATGAAGTTGCAACTTTTTATACAATGTATAACCGAAAACCAGTTGGAAAATATCACATTCAGGTCTGCACTACTACACCTTGCATGCTTCGGAACTCCGACAGCATCCTGGAGGCTATTCAGACAAAACTTGGTATGggacatattatatttataacttttagAAAAATAGAGCTCTTCCTAGGTTTCACGTACTTGTACCTAAGTTTTTAACTTTTACTACCTAGTGGCGCTTCCCTTAGTAAATCTGCATTGTATGGTTGacctacttttattttctttttgcattccttAATTCTGCGCTTCAAAATGAATTTTcatcattaattttatatttgaaaacctTTGCCAGTCTGATTTTAGTAGGTTTAGTTATTTATGTCAATATGAAGATTATAATAGTCTCATGTATCATATAATGAATTTTGGAAGTGGATTAATGACGTTTGATTGTTTTTAAAGGATCAttgtaaaatattctaatattataaCTGTTTTAATTTAGGAAATGTAATACtcttcatttttaagaaaatctaATGTGTtgcaatttttaagaaaatgcctTAAATGATATAGTTATTTTAGTAAACTTGCTCCTTACAGTGATCATTTCTGTATTTCTAGGAATAAAGGTTGGGGAGACTACACCTGACAAACTTTTTACTCTTATAGAGGTGGAATGTCTAGGAGCCTGTGTAAATGCACCAATGGTTCAAATAAACGACAACTACTATGTGAGTGTTTCCTCTCATATGCGATATAAATTGAAGTATATGAtgctgtatttaaaatattttgtttcttgccCTGTATATTATTACTAGGAAAAAATGATTTGCACAAATATCTGGACAGTTTGGAGGCCAGGGTGACCGTCTTAGAACATAGCCATGTGTGCATGAGACCTGAGTTTAATACTCAATGCTAAAAGTATTCTATAAtgctaaaaatatacatatttaactcCATCAGTACATTTTAAAACTCGTATTATAAGAGCTTGGAATATACATTTAAGTATGGGAagtaactgaattttttttccagataacACTTGCAAcattatttcagtttttaataattttattattactatttatagaactattttaaaaatattttaaacactggttacaaaattgttcatgattgagtctcaATGAGAGACACTTAAATTAatcctggttttgagctcagaagttaattcctggcaggcttgggggatcataattGAGATGCTGAGGGGGGATAGAACgatggtcgtgtgcaaggcaaacactacatactgtgctatcactcccgcctaaattatttttccttttagacactggttaatgaaggagtatcatgcatatcactatcttctttcagcacccagttcttgtccagagtgatcagtctcAACTACAATTGTCATAGtgacccttctctgtcctaactgtactAGTTGTGGCGGGGTtgctaccatggactggtcctcctagttCTCATCGCTGTTGTCTTTGGatatattaccatactatctttttgttttttctatatcCCCCAAATGAgttagattattctatgtctatcactctTCCTCAGAAATAAGCTCTATATAGGTGAGCTATCCCTTTTCCCCATccaaagtatattttctttcctgattcCCAGAACTAATAACTATCATAaatttagtgtttatttttttctgtgcagGTTTTTCTCATTCAAgagagtattttatatataaaatttcatattttttctttttgatttttggtttatacctggtggtgttcagggctagATCCTGGTTCTGTGGTCACACTACTGATGGaggtcagggtaccatatgtagtgccagggattgagcccaggttaaTTTAAGTAAGACCACTGCTTTTCTTGCATTACTATCTCACAGCCCtacataaagtatatattttcagttttataatgtatgttctattatatatatctgcatatatatTAAACTTATTAGTACAAAAATACTGATGTAGGTTTATAAATGAAGGAACAAAGCTGAGAAAACTGAGTAGCTTGTTTAAGATTAgctactagggcccggagagatagcacagcggcatttgccttgcaagcagccaatccaggaccaaagatggttggttcgaatcccggtgtcccatatggtcccccgtgcctgccaggagctatttctgagcagacagccaggagtaacccctgagcaccgccgggtgtgacccaaccccccccccccccaaaaaaaaaaagattagctaCTAAATGTTGGCATGAGAACTCAAATGCAGAACTCTTCCAGTTTATATAATTGTTGCCTTTTTATCAATTAGCTCTTAATGTATATTGCATTTAGTAATATAGGCTATATGTTGGAGTTACTTGTTACTGCTACTGTTGCTAATCTGTAATCTAGGAATTAGTAATAAACTAGTGTTAGGGATTTATATAGATTTTAGTGAAAGGAAATATCTCTAATACAATATTAACTACAGTCACCATGATATGTATTAACCCTTTCCCCTGTTATGCCTACCTCCCTTTGGTAATCACTGAtctcttttctgtaatttttattaagtttttaaggcatttttgtttttatttatttgaaacaccttgatttataatactgttcatGATCAGAGTTTCATACTTCCCCCATTCCAGAACTACCTGAGTATGTCTCCTATCATTGTCTCAGGGTTCCTTCCCTACCTTTGGTCAGTTCTGCTTTCTTGTTTCTTGAATTTACAGGGAtctttttgtttaggtttttgtttttaatttaattaatttatgttattttacatataattgaACTAATAGAATCTTGAAATAGTTTTTGTGTgatggtttaaaatttttttcccctAGGAGGATCTGACACCTAAGGATATTGAAGAAATTATTGATGAGCTGAAGGCTGGCAAAGTTCCAAAACCTGGTCCAAGgtatgcctttatttatttattaatttagttttgttttgggtcacatccagtgatgctcaggatttactcctggctctgtgctcaggactcactcttggtagtgctcaggaagccaaccatatggggtgctagggattgaacctggtcaaaaatataaaagataaaaaataaataaataaataaaataaaagataaacaccttaccttttgtactatcattctgacacctttaaattaatgtttaatgACAACCCAAATGACTCTTTCAAGTAAAGGTAATCTTAACATTTTATGCTGTAGATTCATAGGAGTTGCCTGTGGTTATGGAGAAACCGGACgtttaaaccaaaataaattttctaattaagtAATCACCTGATACtgacttgaatatttatttaaagaaaggggGTATTTACTACAAATAGTAATACTAttgcactgttttttgtttgtttggttgggtttttttttggtctttgggccacacctggtgatgctcaggggttactcctggctatgtgctcagaaatcgattgttcctggcttggaagacca includes:
- the NDUFV2 gene encoding NADH dehydrogenase [ubiquinone] flavoprotein 2, mitochondrial; this translates as MFLSAALQAGATRLAAQWGRHIRSFHKTTVQNGAGGALFVHRDTPENNPDTPFDFTPENYKRIEAIVKNYPEGHKASAVLPVLDLAQRQHGWLPISAMNKVAEVLEVPPMRVYEVATFYTMYNRKPVGKYHIQVCTTTPCMLRNSDSILEAIQTKLGIKVGETTPDKLFTLIEVECLGACVNAPMVQINDNYYEDLTPKDIEEIIDELKAGKVPKPGPRSGRFSCEPAGGLTSLTEPPKGPGFGVQAGL